AGAGATAGCGGCCAACTTCTACGCCGAGCTCGAGAACATCGTGGAAACGGAAGACAAGAAGAGACTCATGCGCTATTTGAGCGACATTGAGAAAGGCCACTACTATACCCTCAAGGCCGAGTACGAGCTCCTCCTTGACTGGGCAATGTACAGCCAGATGATGAACGTCGGGCCGTAAACCCTTCTACCATTTTTCTCTCCAGGACATTGGATTTCTTAAAGAGAAAAAGGTTCAAAGCTCCACTTTTACTCCTGTCTCCTCCTCGACCTCCTCAAAGCCCTTTTTCATCCATTCCTTCAGCTCAGGGTCGAGCTTGAGGAGTAGAGCCAAAAACTCGCCTACATGCTCCTTCTCCTCATTTGCAACATCGAGGAAGGTGTGTTTTACCGCCTCGTCATCAATCAGCTCAGCAAACTGCTCGTAGAAGTTTATAGCGTCGAGCTCAGCTATGACCGCCCAGCGGAGGGCCTGGACGATTTCCTTCTTGGACAGCTTTTCTTTGTTTATGGAAATGGGGTTCAAACCCAGCATGGAATCACCGTCCATATATCGTCCCTGAAGGTTATAACGCTTCCTCAGTCAACCTCGAGGCTGAAATCCTGGTAGTCCATCCAGATGCCCGTCTTCATGACGGAGTCGTACTGGGCTTTAAGTAGCTCATAGTGGGACTTCTCGACCTTTGCAAGCTCTTCAAAGATACGCCTGACACCCTCATGCTCGGCCTCCTTTGCCGCCCTCTCGTAGAATTCCCACGTCAGCTTTTCCTGCTCCATTCCAATCCTTACCGCATCGACTTCACTGAGGTTCTTTTCGTTCACGTTGACCAGGAGCTTTTCGAGAGTTTTCCTATCCACCACGGGTAGCTCGCACTTCTCTATCAGGGCCTCGACGAACTTCTCCTCAAACAGGCCCCAGTGCTCGGCCTCCTCGTGGGCCAAAAATAAGAACATCTTCTTTGCCTTATCATCCCTGGCCTTTTTGGCCAGCTTTAGGTAGAACTTCAGCTCGGTCTTCTCAACTTCCAAAGCCAAAGCTAAAGCCTCAATCTCCTTCATGATACCACCAAAGAGTTTTATTGAGCTTCTGACTAATAACCTTTGGTGGTCGAAAGTGAGGATTGAAAGGGTTGAAATTCCCATCAGGCTGAAAGATGAGCTGGTAAAGTTCGTCTTCAGGGTTTACCAGGGCACGAATGGAGCTTATCCAGCGCTCGAATGGGTCGAAAACAAGCCGAGTATTGACGATTTCGAGGGCTTCAGGAAGGTTTACGAGCCTTTCCTTGAGTTCCGTCTTGGGAAAGAGTTCGACGAGCTATACGTTCTGAAGGAAGGTGGAAAGATAATAGGCACCCTCGCCCTCGTCTACAACCTGGAGGGCAAGGACGTCTGGTGGGTGCCAGAGGAGATTAAGAGCGAGAGAACGGGCCTCATAGAGTTCTTCATGGTTGATCCTGCCTACAAAGGTAAGGGCTACGGCTCAAAGCTCCTAGAGTTCGCCATAACTCGCCTGGCCGAGCTAGGAAAAGATGCCTACGTGATAACCTTCCCGAACCTTGAGGCCTACGGCTACTATCTCAGGAAGGGCTTCGAGAAGGTGATAGACTACAAGGAGTTCGTGGTGTTGAGAAAAACATAGGGCAGAGAGCGCTAGGTAGCTCCCGGAGGCCTGAACATATCCTCAATATCATTGCGAATTTTCTTGAACGGTCCTTCCAGGTACACCTTCCCGCCGCTTATGACCACTGCGTAATCCGCCAGTCCTTCAAAAGGCCCCCATATGTGGCTTATGAGGATGAAGCTCCTGCCTTTGCCTTTCC
Above is a genomic segment from Thermococcus sp. LS1 containing:
- a CDS encoding ferritin family protein; amino-acid sequence: MDGDSMLGLNPISINKEKLSKKEIVQALRWAVIAELDAINFYEQFAELIDDEAVKHTFLDVANEEKEHVGEFLALLLKLDPELKEWMKKGFEEVEEETGVKVEL
- a CDS encoding ferritin family protein; the encoded protein is MKEIEALALALEVEKTELKFYLKLAKKARDDKAKKMFLFLAHEEAEHWGLFEEKFVEALIEKCELPVVDRKTLEKLLVNVNEKNLSEVDAVRIGMEQEKLTWEFYERAAKEAEHEGVRRIFEELAKVEKSHYELLKAQYDSVMKTGIWMDYQDFSLEVD
- a CDS encoding GNAT family N-acetyltransferase codes for the protein MRIERVEIPIRLKDELVKFVFRVYQGTNGAYPALEWVENKPSIDDFEGFRKVYEPFLEFRLGKEFDELYVLKEGGKIIGTLALVYNLEGKDVWWVPEEIKSERTGLIEFFMVDPAYKGKGYGSKLLEFAITRLAELGKDAYVITFPNLEAYGYYLRKGFEKVIDYKEFVVLRKT